A stretch of Mucilaginibacter terrae DNA encodes these proteins:
- a CDS encoding ribosomal maturation YjgA family protein — protein MTRNRWHYALAIILVIVLGLLSRRVEFIPAWVGDMLWALMIYLIMRFMLIKAPVKNVAAIAITFCFAIEFSQLYQAPWINIMRQTLPWRLILGQGFLWTDLLAYLVGVGLGGWADGKKYNKNQ, from the coding sequence ATGACTCGCAACCGTTGGCATTATGCCTTAGCTATTATATTGGTAATTGTACTCGGCCTGCTTTCGCGGCGGGTTGAGTTTATACCTGCCTGGGTGGGCGATATGCTTTGGGCATTGATGATTTACCTAATAATGCGGTTTATGCTGATAAAAGCGCCTGTTAAAAACGTGGCAGCTATTGCTATAACGTTTTGCTTTGCAATTGAGTTTAGCCAATTATACCAAGCCCCGTGGATAAACATTATGAGGCAAACACTACCCTGGAGGCTCATACTTGGTCAAGGGTTTTTATGGACCGATTTACTGGCGTACCTGGTTGGGGTAGGATTAGGTGGCTGGGCCGATGGTAAGAAGTA
- the aspS gene encoding aspartate--tRNA ligase, protein MLRTHTCGELNISNLGQTVTLCGWVQKSRDLGGTTFIDVRDRYGLTQLVLNVDSDANLREAGKSLGREFVIKVTGKVLERTNKNPKIPTGDIEIAVEALEILNEAKIPPFLIEDETDGGEELRAKYRYLDLRRNPLRNNLIMRHKIAQEIRRYLDAQNFIEVETPVLIKSTPEGARDFVVPSRMNPGEFYALPQSPQTFKQLLMVSGFDRYFQIVKCFRDEDLRADRQPEFTQIDCELSFIEQEDILNIFEGMARHLFNTVKGIELGDFPRMQYADAMRLYGSDKPDVRFGMPFVELNDIVKGKNFGVFDSAELIVGINAEGAASYTRKQIDELTEWLKRPQIGATGLIYMRHNDDGTLKSSVDKFYNEEELQKWSVAFNTKPGDLILILAGGTDKVRKQMNELRLEMGSRLGLRSKDKFAPLWVVDFPLLEFDEESGRYHAMHHPFTSPKPEDIAKLDADPGAVRANAYDMVINGIEVGGGSIRIHDREVQSLMFKHLGFSPEEAQKQFGFLLDAFEFGAPPHGGIALGFDRLCSIFAGLDSIRDVIAFPKNNSGRDVMIDSPSVIADAQMVELNIKTTV, encoded by the coding sequence ATGCTCAGAACACACACTTGTGGCGAATTAAACATCAGTAATTTAGGCCAAACCGTAACACTTTGCGGCTGGGTTCAAAAATCGCGCGATTTAGGCGGAACCACGTTTATTGACGTGCGCGACCGCTATGGTTTAACACAATTGGTATTGAATGTAGACAGCGATGCCAACCTGCGTGAAGCCGGTAAAAGCCTTGGCCGCGAGTTTGTAATTAAAGTTACCGGCAAGGTGCTGGAGCGTACCAACAAAAACCCTAAAATACCAACCGGCGATATTGAAATTGCCGTTGAGGCTTTAGAAATATTGAACGAGGCTAAAATACCTCCGTTCCTGATTGAAGATGAAACCGATGGTGGCGAGGAGCTTCGCGCCAAATACCGTTACCTCGATTTGCGCCGTAACCCACTGCGTAATAACTTAATTATGCGCCATAAAATAGCGCAGGAAATTCGCCGTTACCTTGATGCCCAAAACTTTATTGAGGTGGAAACCCCGGTGTTGATTAAATCGACCCCTGAGGGTGCACGCGATTTTGTGGTGCCAAGTCGCATGAACCCTGGCGAATTTTACGCCCTGCCACAATCTCCGCAAACATTTAAGCAATTGCTTATGGTGAGCGGTTTCGACCGTTACTTCCAGATCGTGAAATGTTTCCGTGATGAGGACTTACGTGCCGACCGCCAGCCTGAGTTTACCCAGATCGATTGTGAGCTTTCGTTCATCGAGCAGGAAGATATTCTGAACATATTTGAGGGCATGGCCCGTCACCTGTTCAACACCGTTAAAGGTATCGAACTGGGCGATTTTCCACGCATGCAATATGCCGATGCCATGCGTTTGTATGGTTCGGATAAACCCGATGTGCGCTTCGGGATGCCGTTTGTTGAACTGAACGACATTGTAAAAGGTAAAAACTTTGGCGTTTTTGATAGCGCCGAGTTAATTGTTGGTATTAACGCCGAAGGCGCTGCCAGCTACACCCGCAAGCAAATTGACGAACTTACAGAGTGGTTAAAACGCCCGCAAATTGGCGCCACCGGCTTAATTTATATGCGCCATAACGATGATGGCACGCTAAAATCATCGGTTGATAAATTTTATAACGAAGAAGAACTGCAGAAATGGAGCGTGGCCTTTAACACCAAGCCGGGCGACCTTATACTCATATTAGCCGGCGGTACCGATAAGGTACGCAAGCAAATGAACGAATTGCGTTTAGAGATGGGCAGCCGTTTAGGCCTGCGCAGCAAAGACAAATTTGCACCGCTTTGGGTGGTTGATTTCCCGCTGCTGGAGTTTGACGAAGAAAGCGGCCGCTACCATGCCATGCACCACCCGTTCACCTCGCCTAAGCCCGAGGATATTGCCAAATTGGATGCCGATCCGGGAGCAGTACGTGCCAATGCTTATGATATGGTAATTAACGGTATCGAAGTGGGCGGCGGATCTATCCGTATTCACGACCGCGAGGTGCAATCGTTAATGTTCAAGCACCTGGGCTTTTCGCCCGAGGAAGCACAAAAGCAGTTCGGCTTTTTGTTGGATGCCTTTGAGTTTGGCGCGCCGCCACACGGTGGTATTGCCTTAGGTTTCGACAGGTTGTGCTCGATATTTGCCGGATTGGATTCTATCCGCGATGTTATCGCCTTCCCTAAAAACAACTCGGGCCGCGATGTAATGATCGATTCGCCATCGGTAATTGCCGATGCGCAAATGGTAGAGTTGAATATTAAAACAACAGTATAG
- a CDS encoding FKBP-type peptidyl-prolyl cis-trans isomerase, protein MKKLMLVCSLIVMMASACGKSSEDDYAEQQAAADETQIQAYIKTNNLSARRDESGLYYVILKTGTGAFPTASTSVTFNYTGQFTDNTTYYVGSVTTVVGSAEIKGWQIGLTKINKGGQIMLIIPSGMAYGQKGKNTIPANKVLVHTIDML, encoded by the coding sequence ATGAAGAAGTTGATGCTGGTATGCAGCCTCATAGTGATGATGGCATCGGCCTGTGGTAAGAGTTCTGAAGACGATTATGCTGAGCAGCAAGCCGCTGCCGATGAAACACAAATACAAGCCTATATAAAAACCAACAATCTTTCGGCCCGGCGCGACGAGTCGGGGTTGTATTACGTGATATTAAAAACCGGTACGGGTGCATTTCCAACAGCATCAACATCAGTAACCTTTAACTATACCGGCCAGTTTACCGATAATACCACCTATTATGTAGGTAGTGTGACTACAGTAGTTGGCAGTGCCGAAATTAAGGGCTGGCAAATTGGCCTCACCAAAATAAACAAGGGCGGACAAATTATGCTAATCATCCCTTCGGGCATGGCATACGGGCAAAAAGGTAAGAATACTATACCTGCTAACAAAGTGTTGGTGCATACCATTGATATGCTGTAA
- a CDS encoding MarR family winged helix-turn-helix transcriptional regulator, translating to MDLISELAELAVATRLKRLSERLAHDVNKIYKELNLNFESKWFLVLELLSRRKTLSIVDIADELKLTHPAIVQFADQMLKAKLITAHKDKTDGRKRLVSLSGNGKKLLKDLAPVLEAVRAENERWLSEADNNLLTTIAQLEKALEEQPMYNRIKTRLEPHSNQDS from the coding sequence ATGGACCTCATTTCTGAACTGGCTGAGCTGGCTGTGGCTACGCGTTTGAAACGTTTGAGCGAACGCCTGGCACACGATGTAAATAAAATTTATAAGGAGCTTAACCTCAACTTCGAATCCAAATGGTTTTTGGTGCTCGAGCTGTTAAGCAGGCGTAAAACACTCTCTATTGTTGATATTGCCGATGAATTAAAGCTTACTCATCCCGCCATAGTTCAGTTTGCCGACCAAATGCTCAAGGCCAAACTCATTACAGCACATAAAGACAAAACCGACGGCCGTAAACGCCTGGTATCATTATCGGGCAATGGTAAAAAGCTTTTAAAGGATTTAGCTCCAGTACTCGAGGCTGTTCGTGCCGAAAATGAACGGTGGCTGAGCGAGGCCGACAATAACCTGCTTACCACTATAGCTCAACTCGAAAAGGCGCTCGAAGAACAACCCATGTACAATCGTATTAAAACCCGTTTAGAGCCCCATTCAAATCAGGATAGTTAA